In a genomic window of Lycium ferocissimum isolate CSIRO_LF1 chromosome 9, AGI_CSIRO_Lferr_CH_V1, whole genome shotgun sequence:
- the LOC132029627 gene encoding putative uncharacterized protein YDL057W isoform X2, which produces MASIPNLQGTWHKRVTVQNSHGEELVGVLHETNSLELVIICHGFRSTKDRIPMVNLAAAFEKEGISAFRFDFAGNGESEGSFQYGNYRREGDDLRAIVEHFHEEERFIAAIVGHSKGGNAVLLYASRYRDVQTVINISGRFNLERGIEGRLGRDFKEKINWDGFIDVRNRKGRFEYRVTEESLMDRLTTDTRGACQSIPNSCRVLTIHGTMDEMVPVEDAMEFAKNVPNHKLHIIEGADHEFTLHQDELASVVVAFVKAGLCGDYMAMPSRSCKKTSGDIHSRF; this is translated from the exons ATGGCTTCAATTCCCAATTTGCAAG GGACTTGGCATAAGCGTGTGACAGTACAAAACAGCCATGGTGAGGAACTTGTGGGCGTGCTACATGAAACAAATTCCCTGGAGCTTGTAATTATCTGTCATGGTTTCAGATCAACGAAG GATCGGATCCCCATGGTGAATCTTGCTGCTGCTTTTGAGAAAGAAGGAATTAGTGCCTTCCGCTTTGACTTTGCAGGAAATGG TGAAAGCGAAGGTTCCTTTCAGTATGGTAACTACCGTAGAGAAGGTGATGATCTTCGTGCCATAGTTGAGCACTTTCATGAGGAGGAGCGTTTCATAGCAGCAATAGTTGGTCATAGCAAAG GAGGAAATGCTGTGCTCTTGTATGCTTCGAGATACAGGGATGTACAAACTGTCATCAATATTTCTGGCCGCTTCAATCTTGAGAGAGGCATAGAGGGTCGCTTGGGCAGAGACTTCAAAGAAAAGATAAACTGGGATGgttttattgatgttagaaatAGAAAAG GAAGGTTCGAATATCGTGTCACTGAGGAAAGCTTGATGGATCGTCTAACAACTGATACTCGTGGAGCATGTCAAAGTATACCCAATAGCTGCAG GGTGTTGACAATCCATGGTACAATGGACGAAATGGTCCCAGTTGAAGATGCTATGGAATTTGCCAAGAATGTGCCAAATCATAAATTACACATTATCGAAGGGGCTGATCATGAATTCACCTTGCATCAAGATGAGTTGGCTTCAGTTGTGGTGGCTTTTGTGAAAGCGGGTTTATGTGGAGACTACATGGCTATGCCATCTCGGTCGTGCAAAAAAACAAGTGGAGATATACATTCACGATTTTGA
- the LOC132029627 gene encoding putative uncharacterized protein YDL057W isoform X1: protein MNVNQGCCSLGTWHKRVTVQNSHGEELVGVLHETNSLELVIICHGFRSTKDRIPMVNLAAAFEKEGISAFRFDFAGNGESEGSFQYGNYRREGDDLRAIVEHFHEEERFIAAIVGHSKGGNAVLLYASRYRDVQTVINISGRFNLERGIEGRLGRDFKEKINWDGFIDVRNRKGRFEYRVTEESLMDRLTTDTRGACQSIPNSCRVLTIHGTMDEMVPVEDAMEFAKNVPNHKLHIIEGADHEFTLHQDELASVVVAFVKAGLCGDYMAMPSRSCKKTSGDIHSRF from the exons ATGAATGTTAATCAAGGATGCTGTAGTTTAG GGACTTGGCATAAGCGTGTGACAGTACAAAACAGCCATGGTGAGGAACTTGTGGGCGTGCTACATGAAACAAATTCCCTGGAGCTTGTAATTATCTGTCATGGTTTCAGATCAACGAAG GATCGGATCCCCATGGTGAATCTTGCTGCTGCTTTTGAGAAAGAAGGAATTAGTGCCTTCCGCTTTGACTTTGCAGGAAATGG TGAAAGCGAAGGTTCCTTTCAGTATGGTAACTACCGTAGAGAAGGTGATGATCTTCGTGCCATAGTTGAGCACTTTCATGAGGAGGAGCGTTTCATAGCAGCAATAGTTGGTCATAGCAAAG GAGGAAATGCTGTGCTCTTGTATGCTTCGAGATACAGGGATGTACAAACTGTCATCAATATTTCTGGCCGCTTCAATCTTGAGAGAGGCATAGAGGGTCGCTTGGGCAGAGACTTCAAAGAAAAGATAAACTGGGATGgttttattgatgttagaaatAGAAAAG GAAGGTTCGAATATCGTGTCACTGAGGAAAGCTTGATGGATCGTCTAACAACTGATACTCGTGGAGCATGTCAAAGTATACCCAATAGCTGCAG GGTGTTGACAATCCATGGTACAATGGACGAAATGGTCCCAGTTGAAGATGCTATGGAATTTGCCAAGAATGTGCCAAATCATAAATTACACATTATCGAAGGGGCTGATCATGAATTCACCTTGCATCAAGATGAGTTGGCTTCAGTTGTGGTGGCTTTTGTGAAAGCGGGTTTATGTGGAGACTACATGGCTATGCCATCTCGGTCGTGCAAAAAAACAAGTGGAGATATACATTCACGATTTTGA
- the LOC132029627 gene encoding uncharacterized protein LOC132029627 isoform X3 has product MVNLAAAFEKEGISAFRFDFAGNGESEGSFQYGNYRREGDDLRAIVEHFHEEERFIAAIVGHSKGGNAVLLYASRYRDVQTVINISGRFNLERGIEGRLGRDFKEKINWDGFIDVRNRKGRFEYRVTEESLMDRLTTDTRGACQSIPNSCRVLTIHGTMDEMVPVEDAMEFAKNVPNHKLHIIEGADHEFTLHQDELASVVVAFVKAGLCGDYMAMPSRSCKKTSGDIHSRF; this is encoded by the exons ATGGTGAATCTTGCTGCTGCTTTTGAGAAAGAAGGAATTAGTGCCTTCCGCTTTGACTTTGCAGGAAATGG TGAAAGCGAAGGTTCCTTTCAGTATGGTAACTACCGTAGAGAAGGTGATGATCTTCGTGCCATAGTTGAGCACTTTCATGAGGAGGAGCGTTTCATAGCAGCAATAGTTGGTCATAGCAAAG GAGGAAATGCTGTGCTCTTGTATGCTTCGAGATACAGGGATGTACAAACTGTCATCAATATTTCTGGCCGCTTCAATCTTGAGAGAGGCATAGAGGGTCGCTTGGGCAGAGACTTCAAAGAAAAGATAAACTGGGATGgttttattgatgttagaaatAGAAAAG GAAGGTTCGAATATCGTGTCACTGAGGAAAGCTTGATGGATCGTCTAACAACTGATACTCGTGGAGCATGTCAAAGTATACCCAATAGCTGCAG GGTGTTGACAATCCATGGTACAATGGACGAAATGGTCCCAGTTGAAGATGCTATGGAATTTGCCAAGAATGTGCCAAATCATAAATTACACATTATCGAAGGGGCTGATCATGAATTCACCTTGCATCAAGATGAGTTGGCTTCAGTTGTGGTGGCTTTTGTGAAAGCGGGTTTATGTGGAGACTACATGGCTATGCCATCTCGGTCGTGCAAAAAAACAAGTGGAGATATACATTCACGATTTTGA
- the LOC132029626 gene encoding UDP-sulfoquinovose synthase, chloroplastic, with product MAHLLSTTCSLDVSSSNKLHFKSINQCSTPIPTSFNMGISLSPFKKLSLQRKRSSQCVIRASAVSMSQEAKTQNESGSQQTTDGASTRKKVMVIGGDGYCGWATALHLSKKGYEVAIVDNLIRRLFDDQLGLDSLTPISSIHNRIRRWKSLTGKDIQLFVGDICEFEFLAEAFKSFEPDAVVHFGEQRSAPYSMIDRSRAVFTQHNNVIGTLNVLFAIKEFREECHLVKLGTMGEYGTPNIDIEEGYITITHNGRTDTLPYPKQASSFYHLSKVHDSHNIAFTCKAWGIRATDLNQGVVYGVRTDETAMHEELVNRLDYDAVFGTALNRFCVQAAVGHPLTVYGKGGQTRGYLDIRDTVQCVEIAIANPAQPGEFRVFNQFTEQFSVNELAALVTKAGAKLGLEVKTTSVPNPRVEAEEHYYNAKHTKLYELGLQPHLLSDSLLDSLLNFAVQYKDRVDTKQIMPSVSWKKIGAKPKTVAA from the exons ATGGCACATTTACTTTCTACTACTTGTTCTTTAGATGTCTCTTCCAGCAACAAGCTGCATTTCAAGTCAATTAACCAATGCTCTACTCCTATTCCAACATCTTTTAATATGGGAATTTCCTTGTCACCCTTCAAAAAGCTAAGTTTGCAAAGGAAAAGGTCTTCACAATGTGTGATCAGAGCTTCAGCTGTTTCCATGAGTCAAGAAGCGAAAACCCAGAACGAATCTGGATCTCAACAGACCACTGATGGAGCCTCCACTAGGAAGAAGGTCATGGTCATTGGTGGTGATGGCTATTGTGGCTGGGCTACTGCTCTCCACCTATCCAAAAAGGGATATGAAGTTGCCATTGTTGACAACCTTATCCGTCGCCTATTTGATGACCAGCTTGGTCTAGATTCTCTTACACCCATCTCATCTATCCATAACCGCATAAGGCGTTGGAAATCACTCACAGGAAAAGACATTCAACTGTTCGTTGGTGATATATGTGAATTTGAGTTCTTGGCAGAAGCCTTCAAGTCGTTTGAACCTGACGCTGTTGTGCATTTTGGAGAGCAGAGGTCTGCCCCTTATTCTATGATTGATAGGTCAAGAGCTGTTTTTACCCAACATAATAATGTGATAGGGACACTTAATGTACTATTTGCCATAAAGGAGTTTAGGGAAGAGTGTCATTTGGTCAAACTTGGGACAATGGGGGAATATGGGACCCCTAATATAGATATTGAAGAAGGTTATATAACTATCACTCATAATGGAAGAACAGATACTCTTCCTTATCCCAAACAAGCAAGCTCTTTCTATCATTTGAGTAAAGTCCATGATTCCCACAACATAGCTTTTACTTGCAAGGCATGGGGAATCAGAGCTACCGACCTGAACCAGGGAGTTGTATATGGGGTAAGGACTGATGAAACTGCAATGCACGAGGAGCTGGTTAACAGACTTGATTATGATGCTGTATTTGGAACTGCATTAAATCGGTTCTGTGTTCAGGCTGCTGTTGGACATCCACTTACGGTGTATGGTAAAGGAGGGCAG ACCAGGGGATATTTGGATATCAGAGATACAGTTCAATGTGTTGAGATTGCAATTGCCAATCCAGCACAGCCGGGAGAGTTCCGGGTTTTCAACCAATTCACAGAGCAGTTTTCAGTAAACGAGCTTGCAGCCCTTGTCACCAAGGCAGGGGCAAAACTTGGGCTTGAGGTGAAGACCACATCGGTTCCCAATCCAAGAGTAGAGGCAGAGGAACACTACTACAATGCCAAACATACTAAACTATATGAGCTTGGTCTACAACCACACCTCCTCTCTGATTCTCTTCTTGACTCACTACTGAACTTTGCTGTTCAATATAAGGATCGTGTCGACACAAAGCAGATAATGCCTAGCGtttcttggaaaaaaattggggCGAAACCAAAGACTGTTGCAGCATAA